A single genomic interval of Rhizobium leguminosarum bv. trifolii WSM1325 harbors:
- a CDS encoding peptidase M20 (PFAM: peptidase M20; peptidase dimerisation domain protein~KEGG: ret:RHE_CH00148 hypothetical protein), whose amino-acid sequence MTDVRQVLARADQNLPSSLDKLFELLRIQSISTDPAFKAECRKAAEWLVAYLGTLGFMASVRDTPGHPMVVAHHAGASADAPHVLFYGHYDVQPVDPIELWENDPFEPSIKDVGEGRKILTGRGTSDDKGQLMTFVEACRAYKEINGALPCRVTILFEGEEESGSPSLKPFLEANAAELKADYALVCDTGMWDRDTPAIAAALRGLVGEEVVVTAADRDLHSGLFGGAAANPIHILVEALAGLHDETGRITLDGFYEGVEETPENIKASWETLGKTAESFLGEVGLSIPSGEKGRSVLELTWARPTAEINGIWGGYTGEGFKTVIAAKASAKVSFRLVGTQDPAAIREAFRSYISAKIPADCSVEFHPHGGSPAIHLSYDSPVLTKAKNALSDEWPKPAIVIGMGGSIPIVGDFQKMLGMESLLVGFGLSDDRIHSPNEKYELVSYHKGIRSWVRILQALAA is encoded by the coding sequence ATGACCGATGTACGTCAGGTGCTTGCGCGCGCGGATCAGAACCTTCCATCGAGCCTCGACAAGCTGTTCGAGCTTCTGCGGATCCAGTCGATATCCACCGATCCCGCTTTTAAAGCCGAATGCCGAAAGGCTGCGGAATGGCTCGTCGCTTATCTCGGGACGCTCGGCTTTATGGCCTCGGTGCGCGATACGCCAGGCCATCCGATGGTCGTCGCCCATCATGCTGGCGCGTCCGCCGATGCGCCGCATGTTCTCTTCTACGGCCATTACGACGTTCAGCCGGTCGACCCAATCGAACTCTGGGAAAACGACCCCTTCGAGCCATCGATCAAGGATGTCGGCGAGGGCCGCAAGATCCTGACCGGCCGCGGCACCTCCGACGACAAGGGCCAGTTGATGACCTTCGTCGAGGCTTGCCGGGCCTATAAGGAGATCAACGGCGCGCTTCCCTGCCGCGTCACCATCCTCTTCGAGGGCGAGGAGGAGTCCGGCTCGCCGTCCCTGAAGCCCTTCCTCGAAGCCAATGCCGCCGAGCTCAAGGCCGATTATGCGCTGGTCTGCGATACCGGCATGTGGGACCGCGACACGCCGGCGATCGCCGCAGCGCTGCGCGGCCTCGTCGGCGAGGAAGTGGTCGTGACGGCCGCCGACCGCGACCTGCATTCCGGTCTCTTCGGCGGCGCGGCCGCCAATCCGATCCATATTCTCGTCGAGGCTCTTGCCGGCCTGCATGACGAGACGGGCCGCATTACGCTTGACGGTTTCTATGAAGGCGTCGAGGAAACGCCTGAAAACATCAAGGCGTCATGGGAGACGCTCGGCAAGACCGCGGAGAGCTTCCTCGGCGAAGTCGGCCTCTCCATTCCATCCGGCGAAAAGGGCCGTTCGGTGCTGGAACTCACCTGGGCGCGGCCGACCGCCGAAATCAACGGCATCTGGGGCGGTTATACCGGCGAAGGCTTCAAGACGGTGATCGCCGCCAAGGCTTCGGCCAAGGTTTCGTTCCGTCTCGTCGGCACGCAGGATCCGGCCGCCATTCGCGAGGCCTTCCGCAGCTATATCAGCGCGAAGATTCCCGCCGATTGCTCGGTCGAGTTCCATCCGCATGGCGGCTCGCCGGCGATCCACCTCTCCTATGATTCACCTGTTCTGACCAAGGCCAAGAACGCGCTTTCCGACGAGTGGCCGAAACCCGCCATTGTCATCGGCATGGGTGGGTCGATCCCGATCGTCGGAGATTTCCAGAAGATGCTCGGCATGGAATCGCTGCTCGTCGGCTTCGGCCTCAGCGATGATCGCATCCACTCGCCGAACGAGAAATACGAACTCGTCTCCTACCACAAGGGCATCCGCTCCTGGGTGCGGATTCTTCAGGCGCTCGCCGCCTGA
- a CDS encoding conserved hypothetical protein (KEGG: rec:RHECIAT_CH0000185 hypothetical protein) encodes MTQDYLAFFGLFAPRAAAIDVTVWHKHNTLLPVRLTDGANLNPSGQIWRRFHLGEWEYKQDPETLDDYEARQF; translated from the coding sequence ATGACGCAAGACTACCTGGCTTTCTTCGGGCTTTTCGCCCCTCGGGCAGCCGCCATAGATGTTACCGTTTGGCATAAACATAACACACTCCTGCCTGTACGCCTTACCGATGGGGCGAACCTCAACCCTTCCGGCCAGATCTGGCGTCGCTTTCATCTGGGCGAGTGGGAATATAAGCAGGACCCGGAAACGCTCGACGATTACGAGGCCCGGCAGTTCTGA
- a CDS encoding DNA polymerase I (KEGG: rec:RHECIAT_CH0000190 DNA-directed DNA polymerase, DNA polimerase I protein~TIGRFAM: DNA polymerase I~PFAM: DNA-directed DNA polymerase; 5'-3' exonuclease; 3'-5' exonuclease; Exonuclease RNase T and DNA polymerase III~SMART: 5'-3' exonuclease; DNA-directed DNA polymerase; 3'-5' exonuclease; Exonuclease; Helix-hairpin-helix domain protein class 2), with protein MPNSIWTSSHARAIHARMKKGDHLFLVDGSGFIFRAFHALPPLTRKTDGLPIGAVSGFCNMLWKLLRDARNTDVGVTPTHLAVIFDYSAKTFRKDLYDAYKANRSAPPEELIPQFGLIREATRAFNLPCIETQGFEADDIIATYARQAEATGADVTIVSSDKDLMQLVSPNVHMYDSMKDKQIGIPDVIEKWGVPPEKMIDLQAMTGDSVDNVPGIPGIGPKTAAQLLEEYGDLDTLLERATEIKQVKRRETILANIDMARLSRDLVRLRIDVPLDLDLDALVLEPQNGPKLIGFLKTMEFTTLTRRVAEACNCDAGAIEPAIVRVEWGETARGPDLDAAAPEPVAGGIPDVSGESVPVPPRAKAKTAVEGAFSPADLAKARAEVFATLPFDHSAYVTIRDLATLDRWIADARVTGLVAFDTETTSLDAMQAELVGFSLAIADNTADPTGTKIRAAYVPLVHKNGVGDLLGGGLAENQIPMRDALPRLKALLEDEAVLKVAQNLKYDYLLLKRYGIETRSFDDTMLISYVLDAGTGAHGMDPLSEKFLGHTPIPYKDVAGSGKANVTFDLVDIDRATHYAAEDAEVTLRLWLVLKPRLAAAGLTSVYERLERPLLPVLARMEARGITVDRQILSRLSGELAQSAARLEDEIYVLAGERFNIGSPKQLGDILFGKMGLSGGSKTKTGQWSTSAQVLEDLAAAGFELPRKIVDWRQVTKLKSTYTDALPGYVHPETKRVHTSYSLASTTTGRLSSSEPNLQNIPVRTAEGRKIRTAFISTPRHKLISADYSQIELRVLAHVAEIPQLTKAFEDGVDIHAMTASEMFGVPVEGMPGEVRRRAKAINFGIIYGISAFGLANQLSIERSEAGDYIKKYFERFPGIRDYMESRKAMARDKGYVETIFGRRINYPEIRSSNPSVRAFNERAAINAPIQGSAADVIRRAMIKIEPALVEVGLADRVRMLLQVHDELIFEVEDEDVEKAMPVIVSVMENATMPALEMRVPLRVDARAATNWDEAH; from the coding sequence ATGCCGAACTCCATATGGACCTCGTCCCATGCCCGCGCTATCCATGCACGCATGAAAAAAGGCGATCACCTCTTCCTAGTCGATGGTTCCGGATTCATCTTCCGGGCGTTTCATGCATTGCCGCCGCTGACCCGCAAGACCGACGGCCTGCCGATCGGCGCCGTGTCCGGTTTCTGCAACATGCTGTGGAAACTGCTGAGGGATGCGCGCAATACCGATGTCGGCGTCACGCCGACACATCTTGCCGTCATCTTCGATTATTCCGCCAAGACGTTTCGCAAGGATCTCTACGACGCTTACAAGGCGAACCGCTCCGCCCCGCCTGAAGAGCTCATCCCGCAATTCGGCCTTATAAGAGAGGCGACCCGCGCCTTCAATCTGCCCTGCATCGAGACCCAAGGCTTCGAGGCCGACGACATCATCGCCACCTATGCCCGCCAGGCCGAAGCGACCGGCGCCGATGTCACCATTGTCTCCTCCGACAAGGATCTGATGCAGCTCGTCAGCCCCAATGTCCATATGTATGACAGCATGAAGGACAAGCAGATCGGCATTCCCGATGTCATCGAGAAATGGGGCGTGCCGCCGGAAAAGATGATCGACCTGCAGGCGATGACCGGCGATTCAGTCGACAATGTTCCCGGCATTCCCGGCATCGGTCCGAAAACCGCCGCCCAGCTGCTCGAGGAATACGGCGATCTCGATACGCTGCTCGAACGCGCCACCGAGATCAAGCAGGTCAAGCGCCGTGAGACGATCCTCGCCAATATCGACATGGCCAGGCTCTCGCGCGACCTCGTGCGGTTGCGCATAGACGTGCCGCTCGATCTCGATCTCGACGCGCTGGTGCTGGAACCGCAGAACGGTCCGAAGCTGATCGGCTTCCTCAAGACGATGGAATTCACCACGCTGACGCGCCGCGTCGCCGAAGCCTGCAATTGCGATGCCGGCGCCATCGAACCGGCGATCGTCCGTGTCGAATGGGGTGAGACGGCCCGCGGCCCGGATCTCGATGCGGCCGCGCCCGAGCCTGTTGCCGGCGGCATCCCCGACGTTTCCGGCGAATCCGTGCCGGTGCCGCCGCGTGCAAAGGCGAAGACCGCGGTCGAAGGCGCCTTTTCGCCCGCCGATCTTGCCAAGGCGCGGGCCGAGGTCTTTGCGACGCTGCCCTTCGATCATTCGGCCTATGTCACGATCCGCGACCTGGCGACACTCGACCGATGGATTGCCGATGCACGCGTCACCGGCCTCGTTGCTTTCGATACCGAGACCACGTCGCTGGATGCGATGCAGGCCGAACTTGTCGGCTTTTCGCTGGCGATCGCCGACAATACCGCCGATCCCACCGGCACGAAGATCCGTGCCGCCTATGTGCCGCTCGTCCACAAGAACGGCGTCGGCGATCTGCTCGGCGGCGGCCTTGCCGAAAACCAGATCCCGATGCGCGATGCTCTGCCACGACTGAAGGCATTGCTGGAGGACGAAGCGGTTCTCAAGGTCGCCCAGAACCTGAAATACGACTACCTGCTGTTGAAGCGCTACGGCATCGAGACCAGGAGTTTCGACGACACGATGCTGATCTCCTACGTGCTCGATGCCGGCACCGGCGCGCATGGCATGGACCCGCTCTCGGAAAAATTCCTCGGCCATACCCCGATTCCCTACAAGGACGTGGCCGGCAGCGGCAAGGCGAACGTCACCTTCGATCTGGTCGATATCGACCGCGCCACCCACTATGCCGCCGAAGATGCCGAGGTGACGTTGCGCCTCTGGCTGGTGCTGAAGCCCCGGCTGGCGGCGGCGGGATTGACCAGCGTCTATGAACGGCTGGAGCGGCCGCTATTGCCGGTGCTGGCGCGCATGGAAGCGCGCGGCATCACCGTCGACCGGCAGATCCTGTCGCGCCTCTCCGGCGAGCTGGCCCAGAGTGCAGCAAGGCTGGAGGACGAGATCTACGTGCTGGCCGGCGAGCGTTTCAATATCGGTTCGCCGAAGCAGCTGGGCGATATCCTGTTCGGCAAGATGGGCCTTTCCGGCGGCAGCAAGACGAAGACCGGCCAATGGTCCACCTCCGCCCAGGTGCTCGAGGATCTGGCCGCCGCCGGTTTCGAATTGCCGCGCAAGATCGTCGACTGGCGCCAGGTCACCAAGCTGAAATCCACCTATACCGACGCGCTTCCGGGTTACGTTCACCCCGAGACAAAGCGGGTCCACACCTCCTACTCGCTGGCATCGACGACCACGGGACGCCTGTCATCGTCCGAGCCGAACTTGCAGAATATTCCGGTGCGCACCGCAGAAGGCCGCAAGATCCGCACCGCCTTCATCTCGACGCCCCGCCACAAGCTGATCTCCGCCGACTACAGCCAGATCGAACTGCGCGTGCTTGCCCATGTGGCCGAAATCCCGCAGCTGACCAAGGCCTTCGAAGATGGCGTCGACATCCATGCCATGACGGCGTCGGAAATGTTCGGCGTGCCGGTGGAAGGCATGCCGGGCGAGGTGCGCCGCCGCGCCAAGGCGATCAATTTCGGCATCATCTACGGCATCTCGGCCTTCGGGCTTGCCAATCAGCTTTCGATCGAGCGTTCGGAAGCCGGCGACTACATCAAGAAGTATTTCGAGCGTTTCCCCGGCATCCGCGATTATATGGAAAGCCGAAAGGCCATGGCGCGCGACAAGGGTTATGTCGAAACGATCTTCGGTCGCCGCATCAACTATCCCGAAATCCGCTCTTCCAATCCATCCGTGCGTGCCTTTAACGAGCGTGCGGCGATCAACGCGCCGATCCAGGGCTCGGCTGCCGACGTCATCCGCCGGGCGATGATCAAGATAGAGCCGGCGCTTGTTGAAGTCGGCCTTGCCGATCGCGTCCGCATGCTGCTGCAGGTGCATGACGAACTCATCTTCGAGGTCGAGGACGAGGATGTCGAAAAGGCGATGCCGGTCATCGTCTCGGTCATGGAAAACGCCACCATGCCGGCGCTGGAAATGCGCGTGCCGCTGAGGGTCGATGCCCGCGCCGCCACCAATTGGGACGAGGCGCACTAA
- a CDS encoding SH3 type 3 domain protein (PFAM: SH3 type 3 domain protein~SMART: SH3 domain protein~KEGG: ret:RHE_CH00147 hypothetical protein), translating into MKNLIVKIAAAGMLMLAPAIAQAAEGYSTANVNMRAGPSTRYPAVTVIPAGSSVEIRGCLSDVNWCDVEFYGGRGWVSGQYVQALYQQRRVYVGPQYYRPLGIPMIRFSVDNYWDRYYRNRDFYRDRDRWSRGPDYYYRDRDNRDRDRDRDRDNRDRDRNWRERDGDRDGRDRDHDWRGDNQRDDRQRDDRQRGERQRDDRRGDDRRPDRRDFDCRPGDPSCDE; encoded by the coding sequence GTGAAAAATCTCATCGTTAAAATCGCAGCCGCCGGCATGCTTATGCTGGCTCCCGCCATAGCGCAGGCTGCCGAGGGCTATTCGACGGCGAACGTCAACATGCGTGCCGGTCCGAGCACCCGATATCCTGCCGTTACCGTCATACCCGCCGGTTCCTCCGTCGAGATCCGCGGATGCCTTTCCGACGTCAACTGGTGCGACGTGGAATTCTACGGCGGCCGCGGCTGGGTTTCCGGCCAGTATGTGCAGGCCCTCTACCAGCAGCGCCGCGTCTATGTCGGCCCGCAATATTACCGTCCGCTCGGCATTCCGATGATTCGCTTCAGCGTCGACAATTATTGGGACCGTTACTACCGCAACCGCGATTTCTATCGCGACCGTGACCGCTGGAGCCGCGGCCCGGATTATTACTACCGCGACCGCGACAATCGGGATCGGGATCGCGACCGAGATCGGGATAACCGGGATCGCGACCGTAACTGGCGCGAGCGGGATGGCGACCGAGATGGGCGCGACCGCGATCACGACTGGCGCGGCGACAATCAAAGGGACGATCGGCAACGGGACGATCGGCAAAGAGGTGAACGGCAGAGGGACGACCGGAGAGGCGATGATCGCAGGCCGGACCGCAGGGACTTTGATTGCCGCCCCGGCGATCCCTCCTGCGACGAATGA
- a CDS encoding transcriptional regulator, MarR family (PFAM: regulatory protein MarR~SMART: regulatory protein MarR~KEGG: rec:RHECIAT_CH0000189 probable transcriptional regulator protein, MarR family~SNP /replace=C): MDSGAYLASQLAKGFARSLHQRAVGLGFSPGQFPILLELWAEDGLTQKQLLERVDIEQATMANTLSRMVRDGLIERRPHPSDKRAQLLFLTPRARAMEAEAIETAREADLALFKGFRVFERELTLEYIRRLLENAKAL, translated from the coding sequence ATGGATTCGGGAGCCTACCTTGCCAGCCAGCTGGCGAAGGGTTTTGCCCGCTCGCTGCACCAGCGCGCGGTCGGGCTCGGTTTTTCTCCGGGCCAGTTCCCCATTCTGCTGGAACTCTGGGCCGAGGACGGGCTGACCCAGAAACAGCTTCTCGAGCGAGTCGATATCGAGCAGGCGACCATGGCCAATACGCTTTCGCGCATGGTCCGCGACGGGCTGATCGAGCGCCGGCCGCATCCATCCGACAAGCGGGCGCAACTGCTCTTCCTGACGCCGAGGGCGCGCGCCATGGAGGCCGAGGCGATTGAGACCGCGCGTGAGGCCGATCTTGCGCTGTTTAAAGGTTTCCGGGTTTTCGAACGCGAGCTGACGCTTGAATATATCCGCCGGCTTCTGGAAAACGCCAAGGCGCTCTGA
- a CDS encoding diguanylate cyclase/phosphodiesterase with PAS/PAC and MHYT sensor(s) (KEGG: rec:RHECIAT_CH0000188 putative sensory box/GGDEF family protein~TIGRFAM: diguanylate cyclase; PAS sensor protein~PFAM: EAL domain protein; GGDEF domain containing protein; PAS fold-4 domain protein; PAS fold domain protein; MHYT domain protein~SMART: EAL domain protein; GGDEF domain containing protein) produces MFSVITCIRDNHDWRLVLAAAAVCLVGAMAAMLLLSRAQECDAGRRKLWIGASAFAFGTGVWATHFIAMLAYDGGMPIGYQLGLTTLSFLLSVVGSWAAILVASESRGRFSRIRGGVLMALGIASMHLTGMQAIETQAVILYDPFMTLSAVLAGALLSSAAFHTFFQLKGLRRLLASSITFVLAICALHFISMASITLVPDLGKEVPATVLDASLLAAIVVVAATMLILIALAVVFVESHLTDLRGLANASQEGLLILREGRIIDANERFQGLSGWKLAGLAGKAPSAVLTAVQGTGQNRSSETLLNTRNGREIAVEVTTSRIVYRGHNCEVLAVRDLTERRQAEEMIEHLAHHDVLTDLPNRSLFDTRIRQALQMAERKNSEVALFYLDLDRFKAVNDIFGHAEGDRILRKVASILRRVADESDTIARLGGDEFAIIQLAGQQPAAAQKLAADILGEFAAEMDTARDPTAVGVSVGIALYPADGMAAEELCNNADTALYRVKHDGRGKVCFFDAEMDKAARNRRQIESELRHAIVRNQIHVSYQPILDALSGEIGGYEALMRWNRPGHGLTEPDIFIPIAEESGSIVQLGEWVLQQACREAVRWPLPLMIAVNLSPVQFMLPNLCERIEAILAETGLAPSRLELEITEAALIRDRDRVMTTLLRLHKLGVHIVMDDFGTGFSSLSNLRSFPFDKIKVDRSFTGVLEHDAAARSIVRAIIGLGHSLGMPVVTEGVETEMQRRIVVEEGCTQVQGLLLGKPDIEPSIKLAAHENVLTAQI; encoded by the coding sequence ATGTTTTCGGTCATTACATGTATTCGGGACAACCACGATTGGCGGCTGGTGCTTGCGGCGGCCGCCGTCTGCCTGGTCGGCGCTATGGCGGCTATGCTGCTGCTTTCCCGTGCCCAGGAATGCGATGCCGGGCGGCGCAAGCTCTGGATCGGCGCCTCGGCCTTCGCTTTTGGCACCGGCGTATGGGCAACGCACTTCATCGCGATGCTGGCCTATGACGGCGGCATGCCGATCGGCTACCAACTGGGCCTGACGACGCTTTCTTTCCTCCTGTCGGTTGTCGGTTCGTGGGCGGCGATCCTCGTCGCTTCGGAAAGCCGCGGCAGGTTTTCTCGTATCCGCGGCGGGGTCCTGATGGCGCTCGGCATCGCCTCCATGCACCTGACCGGCATGCAGGCGATCGAAACGCAGGCGGTCATCCTTTATGATCCCTTCATGACGCTGAGTGCGGTTCTCGCAGGAGCGCTGTTGTCGAGCGCCGCCTTCCACACCTTTTTCCAATTGAAGGGACTGCGGCGGCTCCTCGCCTCGTCAATCACTTTCGTCCTTGCGATCTGCGCGCTCCATTTCATCTCGATGGCTAGCATCACGCTCGTGCCGGATCTCGGGAAAGAGGTTCCGGCAACGGTGCTCGACGCCAGCCTGCTTGCTGCGATCGTCGTGGTGGCGGCAACGATGCTCATTCTGATTGCGCTCGCCGTGGTCTTTGTCGAAAGCCACCTGACGGATCTGAGGGGGCTCGCGAATGCCTCGCAGGAAGGGCTGCTGATTCTGCGGGAAGGCCGGATCATCGATGCCAATGAACGCTTCCAGGGGCTTTCCGGCTGGAAGCTTGCCGGTCTTGCCGGTAAGGCGCCCTCGGCTGTTTTGACCGCTGTTCAGGGGACTGGGCAGAACAGATCCAGCGAGACGCTGCTCAACACCAGGAACGGCAGGGAGATCGCCGTCGAAGTGACCACGAGCAGGATCGTCTATCGCGGGCATAATTGTGAGGTGCTGGCGGTGCGTGATCTCACCGAGCGCAGGCAGGCCGAGGAGATGATCGAGCATCTCGCCCACCACGACGTGCTCACCGATTTGCCGAACAGGTCGCTGTTCGATACCCGCATCCGGCAGGCACTGCAGATGGCCGAACGAAAGAACAGCGAGGTTGCCCTCTTCTATCTCGACCTCGATCGCTTCAAGGCCGTCAACGATATCTTCGGTCATGCTGAAGGCGACCGCATTCTCCGTAAGGTCGCCTCGATCCTGCGCCGCGTGGCCGATGAGAGCGATACGATCGCCCGCCTCGGCGGCGATGAATTCGCCATCATTCAGCTCGCCGGGCAGCAGCCGGCGGCGGCGCAAAAGCTTGCGGCTGATATCCTCGGCGAATTCGCCGCCGAGATGGACACGGCACGTGACCCGACCGCCGTCGGCGTCAGTGTCGGCATCGCACTCTATCCCGCGGATGGCATGGCTGCTGAAGAACTCTGCAACAATGCCGATACTGCACTCTACCGCGTCAAGCATGACGGTCGCGGCAAGGTCTGTTTCTTCGACGCGGAAATGGATAAGGCGGCACGGAACCGCCGCCAGATCGAAAGCGAACTGCGCCATGCGATCGTCCGCAACCAGATCCATGTCAGCTATCAGCCGATCCTCGATGCGCTGAGCGGCGAGATCGGTGGCTACGAGGCCCTGATGCGCTGGAACCGGCCAGGTCACGGCTTGACCGAGCCCGATATCTTCATCCCGATCGCCGAGGAAAGCGGCTCGATCGTCCAACTCGGCGAATGGGTGTTGCAGCAGGCCTGCAGGGAGGCTGTGCGCTGGCCGCTGCCGTTGATGATCGCCGTCAATCTCTCGCCGGTGCAATTCATGCTGCCGAACCTCTGCGAGCGGATCGAGGCGATTCTCGCCGAAACCGGGCTTGCGCCCAGCCGGCTGGAGCTCGAGATCACCGAGGCGGCCCTCATTCGCGATCGCGACCGGGTAATGACGACGCTGCTGCGGCTGCACAAGCTCGGTGTGCACATCGTCATGGATGATTTCGGCACCGGTTTTTCCTCGCTTTCCAACCTGCGTTCATTCCCTTTCGACAAGATCAAGGTCGACCGCAGTTTCACCGGCGTGCTGGAACATGATGCGGCGGCGCGCTCGATCGTGCGCGCCATCATCGGCCTTGGTCATAGCCTCGGCATGCCTGTCGTGACGGAGGGCGTGGAAACCGAGATGCAGCGCCGGATCGTCGTCGAGGAAGGCTGCACGCAAGTACAGGGCCTTTTACTCGGCAAGCCGGATATCGAGCCGAGCATCAAGCTTGCCGCCCACGAAAACGTGCTGACCGCGCAGATCTAA